A window from Spiroplasma endosymbiont of Aspidapion aeneum encodes these proteins:
- the rpmB gene encoding 50S ribosomal protein L28: MARKDDLTGKGPLSGNSRSHALNANKRKWNLNLQKVTIINENGTPERIKVSAKTLRTLRKNEKIA, translated from the coding sequence ATGGCTAGAAAAGACGATTTAACAGGAAAAGGTCCTTTATCTGGAAATTCAAGATCACACGCTTTGAATGCTAATAAAAGAAAATGGAACTTGAATTTACAAAAGGTAACTATTATCAATGAAAATGGAACACCAGAACGAATAAAAGTTTCTGCAAAAACATTGAGAACATTGAGAAAAAATGAAAAAATAGCTTAA
- a CDS encoding MupG family TIM beta-alpha barrel fold protein produces MFKKKLGISIYPEKLPINETKDYISLAKKYGFTKIFMSFLQFRTVEEFKKNKDIYFDVIRFAKKNDFYVVVDIADLALKATGSNFKDLSFFIELGVDCLRLDSPLLPSDVAFSTHRNKIDIQVNASNNDHFIDNILDYKPVVENLYACHNFYPQKNTGLGWEYFIDSSRRFYNKGIHLSAFVSSEYGTKGPQMEDVKELVTVERHRFKPIRTQAKELWATGYVSDIYIGNQPAKEDELAELSIIDNTLIELDIVEITKISPLEREILYRNDHFCRGDINENYIRSTMPRIYYQGKDNIKPIVNNKKSYNRGDILIINNNDKNYQYELIVILKDDFKNLGKEVNHVASVNKYDLDLIEFVKSWTSFIFKKTK; encoded by the coding sequence ATGTTTAAAAAGAAACTTGGGATATCAATATACCCCGAAAAATTACCAATTAATGAAACAAAAGATTATATAAGTTTAGCAAAAAAATATGGTTTTACTAAAATATTTATGTCTTTTTTACAATTTAGAACTGTTGAGGAATTTAAAAAGAATAAAGACATTTACTTTGATGTTATTAGGTTTGCAAAAAAAAATGACTTTTATGTTGTTGTAGATATTGCAGATCTAGCATTAAAAGCAACAGGTTCTAACTTTAAGGATCTTAGTTTCTTCATAGAACTTGGCGTTGATTGTTTGAGATTAGATTCACCCTTATTACCTTCTGATGTGGCATTTTCAACACATAGAAATAAAATAGATATTCAAGTAAATGCTTCAAATAATGACCATTTTATAGATAATATTCTGGATTATAAACCTGTAGTTGAAAATCTATATGCATGCCATAATTTTTATCCACAAAAAAATACTGGCTTAGGATGAGAATATTTTATTGATTCATCAAGAAGATTCTATAATAAAGGTATTCATTTATCCGCTTTTGTTAGCTCTGAGTATGGTACCAAAGGACCTCAAATGGAGGATGTAAAAGAATTAGTAACTGTTGAGAGACATAGATTTAAGCCGATAAGAACTCAAGCGAAAGAGTTATGAGCAACGGGGTATGTTAGTGATATATATATTGGGAACCAACCAGCTAAAGAAGATGAATTAGCAGAATTATCAATAATAGATAATACATTAATCGAACTTGATATAGTTGAAATCACAAAAATTTCTCCATTGGAAAGAGAAATATTATATAGAAATGACCACTTTTGTAGGGGTGATATAAATGAAAATTATATTCGTTCTACAATGCCGCGAATATATTATCAAGGAAAAGATAATATAAAACCTATAGTTAATAACAAAAAATCATATAATCGTGGCGATATACTAATTATAAATAATAATGATAAAAACTATCAATATGAGTTAATAGTTATATTAAAAGATGACTTTAAAAATCTCGGAAAGGAAGTAAATCATGTTGCGAGTGTTAACAAATATGATTTAGATCTTATAGAATTTGTAAAAAGTTGAACAAGTTTTATTTTTAAAAAAACTAAGTAA